One stretch of Sulfuricystis multivorans DNA includes these proteins:
- a CDS encoding NuoB/complex I 20 kDa subunit family protein — protein MSIEGVLQEGFVTTTLDKVINWTRTGSLWPMTFGLACCAIEMIHTGVSRYDLDRFGVVFRPSPRQSDVMIVAGTVTNKMAPAMRRVYDQMAEPRWVISMGSCANGGGYYHYSYSVLRGCDRVIPVDIYVPGCPPTPEALLYGIIQLQNKINRTCTIAR, from the coding sequence GTGAGCATCGAAGGTGTCTTGCAGGAAGGTTTCGTCACCACTACGCTCGACAAGGTCATCAACTGGACGCGCACCGGTTCCCTCTGGCCGATGACGTTTGGCTTGGCCTGCTGTGCGATCGAGATGATCCACACCGGGGTGTCCCGTTACGATCTCGACCGCTTCGGTGTGGTCTTCCGCCCGAGTCCGCGTCAGTCAGACGTGATGATCGTCGCGGGCACGGTCACCAACAAGATGGCCCCGGCGATGCGCCGCGTCTATGACCAAATGGCGGAACCGCGCTGGGTGATCTCGATGGGTTCCTGTGCGAACGGAGGCGGTTACTATCATTACTCCTATTCCGTGTTGCGGGGTTGCGACCGGGTGATCCCAGTCGATATTTACGTGCCTGGCTGTCCACCCACCCCAGAAGCGCTGCTCTACGGCATCATCCAACTGCAAAACAAGATCAATCGGACCTGCACCATCGCCCGTTAA
- a CDS encoding NADH-quinone oxidoreductase subunit C → MSAKLERLCKHLNEIFVGRIQNLTVAGGEVTLEVSPADYFEVAKTLRDHPELRFEQLLDLCGVDYVTYGRTDLVDFSKGRSPRFAAVSHLLSLTHNWRLRLRVFAPDDAFPVVASLTPLWSSANWFEREAFDLFGIMFEGHDDLRRILTDYGFVGHPFRKDFPVHGYVEMRYDPEQRRVVYQPVTIEPREVTPRIIREENYGKVSDDRG, encoded by the coding sequence ATGAGCGCCAAGCTGGAACGGCTGTGCAAGCACTTGAACGAAATCTTCGTCGGGCGCATCCAGAATCTCACGGTCGCCGGCGGCGAGGTCACGCTCGAGGTCTCTCCCGCTGACTATTTCGAGGTTGCCAAGACGCTGCGCGATCATCCGGAGCTGCGCTTCGAGCAGTTGCTCGATCTGTGTGGTGTCGACTATGTGACTTACGGCAGAACGGATCTCGTCGATTTCAGCAAAGGGCGTTCGCCGCGTTTCGCCGCCGTGAGCCACCTGCTCTCCCTGACTCACAACTGGCGCTTGCGACTCAGGGTGTTCGCACCGGATGATGCCTTTCCCGTCGTCGCTTCGCTGACGCCGCTGTGGAGCAGCGCCAATTGGTTCGAGCGCGAGGCCTTCGATCTGTTTGGCATCATGTTCGAAGGCCATGACGATCTCCGGCGCATTTTGACCGACTACGGCTTCGTCGGCCATCCATTCCGCAAGGACTTCCCGGTGCATGGTTATGTCGAGATGCGCTACGACCCGGAGCAGCGTCGCGTGGTCTATCAGCCCGTGACCATCGAGCCGCGCGAGGTGACGCCGCGCATCATCCGCGAAGAAAACTATGGAAAGGTGAGCGACGACCGTGGCTGA